One segment of Hippopotamus amphibius kiboko isolate mHipAmp2 chromosome 2, mHipAmp2.hap2, whole genome shotgun sequence DNA contains the following:
- the LOC130846793 gene encoding olfactory receptor 4S2-like produces MEVVNNVSEFLFLGLSQDPGLQLMFFALFLLFYMVIMVGNLLILTTVFSDPRFHTPMYFFLSNLSFVDIAYSSATAPKMIADFVSEKKIISYWGCVTQMFTFHFFGCTEIFVLTVMAFDRYAAICQPLRYTTIMSANTCIVLASVSWLGALGHSFVQTLLTFQLPFCNAQVIDHYFCDVHPVLKLACANTTLVNMLVIANSGLISLGCFLILLASYTVILFSLQKRSAESRRKALSTCGSHFTAVTFFFVPCIFIYLRPSTTFPLDKAVSVFYTTITPMLNPLIYTLRNKDVKNAMKRLWSHKVSLKEKQKG; encoded by the coding sequence ATGGAAGTGGTCAACAATGTTTCTGAGTTTCTATTTCTAGGACTTTCCCAAGATCCTGGACTGCAACTGATGTTCTTTGCTCTATTCCTCCTCTTCTACATGGTGATCATGGTGGGAAACCTGCTCATTTTGACTACAGTCTTTTCCGATCCCCGGTTTCACAcacccatgtatttcttcctcagTAACCTGTCCTTTGTGGACATTGCCTATTCCTCAGCCACGGCACCCAAGATGATTGCAGACTTTGTTTCTGAGAAAAAGATTATTTCCTACTGGGGCTGTGTAACTCAGATGTTTACCTTCCACTTTTTTGGTTGTACTGAGATTTTTGTTTTGACTGTCATGGCTTTTGACCGGTATGCTGCCATCTGCCAGCCTCTCCGTTATACTACCATCATGAGTGCCAATACTTGTATTGTGTTGGCATCAGTGTCCTGGCTGGGAGCGCTGGGTCACTCCTTTGTTCAGACCCTCCTGACCTTTCAGCTACCCTTCTGCAATGCTCAGGTCATTGACCACTACTTTTGTGATGTCCACCCAGTCCTAAAACTCGCCTGTGCCAACACAACCCTGGTAAATATGCTGGTAATTGCCAATAGTGGTCTTATTTCGTTGGGGTGTTTCCTCATTCTTCTGGCCTCCTACACAGTCATTTTATTTAGTCTTCAGAAGCGTTCTGCGGAGAGCCGGCGCAAGGCTCTCTCTACCTGCGGGTCTCATTTCACTGCAGTaactttcttctttgttccttgtaTCTTTATTTATCTCCGTCCGTCCACCACTTTCCCACTGGATAAGGCTGTGTCTGTGTTCTATACTACCATCACCCCAATGCTAAACCCACTCATCTACACTCTGAGAAATAAGGATGTAAAGAATGCCATGAAACGGCTGTGGAGTCACAAGGTCTCCTTGAAGGAAAAGCAGAAGGGATAG